The genomic window GGAAGGTGTAATATGAAAGCCTTAGCCATAAGGCATGTAAGGATAGAACACCTTGGCTTGCTTGAGCCTATTTTGAAAGAGCTTGGCTTTGATGTGGATTATGTGGATACCGCAGAGGGCATGCTCCTGAGTAGACCTCTTGAGGATTATTCCCTTGTGGTGGTTCTTGGTGGTTATATGGGAGCTTACGAAGAGGCAAAGTATCCCTTTCTGTCTTACGAATACAAAGTCATGGAAAAGGCTTTGAAAAGTGGTATACCTCTCTTGGGCATATGCCTTGGTGCTCAGATGTTGGCAAAGGTGCTTGGTGCAAGGGTTTATAAGGGTGAAAGAGGCAAGGAGATAGGATGGATGGAAGTTTATAAAGTAGGAGACCATGAGTATTTCAAGGATTTTCCACAAAGCCTTATGGTCTTTCAGTGGCATGGTGATACCTTTGACCTACCTCAGGGGGCAATTAGGCTCTACTCCTCTAAAAACTACGAAAATCAGGCTTTTGTCTTTCAAAGGGCTGTGGGCTTGCAGTTTCATATAGAGGTGGACAAAGACATGGTAAAGGAGTGGGCTGAAGTCTACAAGGATGAGTTAAGCCAAGAAGGTATACAAGTCTCACAACTTTTAGCCTATGAGGGAGAGAGCCATAGGGACTCTCTCCAAAAACTTATAAAAAGACTTTTAAACCTTTAGCAGAATACTTCGCAATTGGTCCGCCTCGGACTGACCAACCAAACCTCGCTCATGCACCTGCTTATCAACCCTTGCAGGCTCAAGGGTGGCAATGATGTAGTCCATTGCCCTGTAAGCCTTTGTGGGGTCTCCGCAGGTGTAGACGTCAATGGTAGCAAGACCATGTTCTGGCCATGTGTGAATGGAAATATGGGACTCCGCCAAAAGCACCACACCAGTGGCACCGTGAGGCTGGAACTGGTAGTAGTGAGAAGATATCTTTGTAAGGTCTGCTACCTTGACTGCGCTCTCAAGGAGCTGACGCACATCCTCCACCCTGTCAATAAGGTCAGGGTGGACCCCATACAGGTCTGCTAGGATATGCAGTCCGAGGGCTTTGACCATTTGCACTCCTCCTTATCAAGTTTTTGTAGCAGTTTAAACTGCCTCATGGCAAAAACCTCCTTAAAAACAGAAAACTAAATTATAATACTTTTTGTGAAAAAAGCAAGTGGAAAGCAAAAACTTAGACCAACTTCTAACCTTGTCAAGCAGGCAGTGTTTAATATGTTAGGAGACATAGAAGGGATGCTATTTCTTGACCTTTTCGCTGGAACTGGTCAGATGGGTATGTTTGCAGAAGAGAGAGGTGCGGAGGTTATTTTTGTGGAAAAGAACCCAAAGTTTGCAGAAAAGATAAGGCAGAAAACCAAGGGTAAGGTGGTTATTGAAGATGCACTTAGGTTTTTGGAAAGGGCAAATATAAGAGCGGACATAATCTTTGCAGACCCACCATACGCTTATGAATTCTACGATAAGCTAATTGAACTGGCTTTGAAAAGCCTCAACAAAGGAGGAATTTTTATACTTGAACATTCAAAAAAGTTGGATTTTTCTGCGGAAAAGAAAAAAATATACGGCGATACCGTCCTATCCATATGGAGGAAGGAAGAATGAAAAGAGCGGTTTATCCTGGCACCTTTGACCCGCCCCACTTAGGACATTTAGACATAGTAAAAAGAGCGGTGAGAATATTTGACCGTCTTGTGATAGCGGTAGCAAGAAACCCCAGAAAGAACCTCCTCTTTAGCATGGAAGAGAGAGTAGACATGTTTTCAAAGATGGTAGAGGATATACAGGCTGTGGAAGTGCGTGGTTTTGATGGGCTACTGGTGGATTTTATGAAAAAAGAAAACCTTGAGGTTATAGTGCGTGGTGTGAGGCTCTTTACAGATTTTGAGTATGAACTTCAGATTGCTTTGAATAACTACAAATTGGCAAAGGTAGAAACGGTTTTTATGATGCCATCGCAAGACTACATACACATAAGTTCCACCATAGTAAGAGACATAGCGAGCTACTGTGGATGCCTAAAGGGCTTGGTGCATCCTTATGTGGAAGAAAGGTTAAGGGAAAAGTTTGGTTGTAGATGAGAGTGAAGGGCTACCTCTTTCCGAAAGGAGCTTTAAATTTTTATCCTTATCCCAGCAAAACTTCATTCACCCCTGCACTCTACACCCTCTCTGTCTACGTATTCTTGCATTTTTCTAACCGCTTCCTCTCCAGTAACTAAGTCCTTTAGGTCTCTTTCAAGGTTTGTAGGTTTTAGCCTTGCTATCCAACCCTTGGTGTATGGATAGTCGTTTATGAGGTCTGGGGTGTCAAAAAGTTCCTCGTTTCTTTCTACCACCTCGCCTTCTATTACCGCTGGGATTGGTCCTGTCCACTTTCCACTTTCAAGGCTTGCTATAGGTTTTCCCTTTGGCACATTTTTGCCTACCGCCTTTATCCTTACGTTTACCATTCTTCCTGCCCTTGTTTGACCTATGTCTGTAGCTCCAACTACCACTGTGCCATCTGGCTCAAGCCTATACCATACTTGATTTTCTATGTCGTAGTAAAGCTCCGGCGGTATTCTACAGCCTTTGTATTTTACCTCGCTCATAGAGGAGTATTTTACAGGAACGCTCAAGGACAGAAATATGAGCATAAGCATAAAAGGGGTCAAGGTCAGCAGAGAAAACTCCATGAGACCTCACCACCACAAGCCTTGAGGACCTCAGAACAAAGGCTACCGCCCTTGCGAGCTCAAGACTTCCAGGGGGATAGGCGGGGATTACTTCAACCCTTCCAAGAAGGTCTTTGCCCTCGGAGTCTATGGGTTCTATGTAGTCTCTCTCAAAGGACAGCACTGTAGTTGCCAATGGATGGGCATGAACCACCGCACTGTGAGGTGTCTGAAGGTGTATCTCTTTGTGAACCACGAGCTCTGAGGAAGCTCTATCTTGAAGGAGATGCTCTCCCCTTAAGGGAAGGGAGATAAAGTCCCAATCTTGGAGTTTTCCAAGATGGCTTCCTCTGCGGGTTATGACCATCTTATCCTTTAACCTTACCGACAGGTTTCCTGCCCTTGCATCCACGAGACCTTCCGCGTATAAGAGCCTACCAACCTCTATGAGCCTTTTTATAGCTATCTTCTCCATAGTAGGCTAAGAAGCACAAAAGATGAAATGCTAAAACCTAAGCCTACCAACAAAGCAAACTCGTTGTGAAGCACATACTCCAAGAAAGCCCAACTGAAAAAGCCAGAGAGCATGGAAACCAAAGCGGACACAGGGTTTGAACCCTTAAAGTAAAGCCCTGCGGTAAGAGGAACAAAGAGAGATACAAGGCTCAAGGCTGAGGAGCTTCCTACGAGGTGGTATATGGACTCGCCCGAAAGGGCAAAGCCTAGGGATGCAAGAGAAACAACTACTACGCAGGCTCTCGTGAGCCACAGAAAGCCCTTGTCTGAGAGGTTTCTTATGTATGGCTTTATAAGGTTCTCGCTTAGCACAGACGCAGGTGCAAGCACTGCAGCACTTGCGGTGCTCATAATAGCAGAAAGCAGGGCACCAAAGAAGAGCACCTTTGTGGGCAGGCTTGCATGCTCCATTATCATGGTGGGAAGCATAAGCTGGGGGTCCATTTGTAAAAGCTCAGGATATTTTACTCTGGCGAAAACCGCAAGGATAAGGGGGATGAAGGCAACGGTAAGATACATAAAACCTGCAGATATGGCAGAAAGGACCGCCACCCTCTCGCTCCTTGACGCCATAACTCTCTGAAACACATCCTGCTGAGGGATAGAGCCAAGCCCTATGGTTATCCATGCGGAGATATAAAGCAGAACATCCTTGAGGCTTGGCTCTGGCAAAAGCCTATAGTAATCTGGAGGTTGAGAGGCGAGCACTGGGGCTATCTGAGAAAAGCCAGAGGAAACCTCGTATAGAACTGCAATCAAACCCATTATTATCATTATGGTTTGCAAAAAGTCTGTAAGGGACACCGCCCACATACCACCTAAAAAGGTATAAAAAAGCACAACACCAAAGCCCAAAAGGATGCCCCACAGGTGAGGAATTCCCAACACAAGCTGAAGGATGACTCCTATAGCTACCATCTGTGCACCCACCCACCCAAAGTAAGAAAACACCATCATAAGACTTGCCACCACCTCTGCTTTTCTGCCGTATACCACCCTGTAGAAATCTCCCATGGTAAGGAGGTTCATCCTGTATAGGGGCTTGGCAAAGAAAAGACCTACGAGTATGAGACACAGGGCTGCACCAAAGGGGTCTTCTATCACACCTAAAAGCCCCTCCTTTGCCATCACAGAAGAAGCACCAAGCACCGTTTCTGAGCCAAACCATGTAGCAAAGGACACAAAGGTAGCCATATAGAGGGGTAGGCTTCTGCCCGCAAGTATGTAGTCCTTTGAATTTTTAACGAGCCTTGATGCCAGAACCCCTATAAGGAGAGTGCCTAATATATACAGAAGGATAAACCCCAAAAGCATGCCATTATTTTATGAAATTTGCTCTAAAGGTTTACCCTTTGTTTCCATGCCCCTAAAAGCCCATATAACAAAGGCGATAAAGCCCACAAGCCAGAAAAAGGCAAGCCCAAACATAGCGTATTTAAAACCAAACTGAGAAAGGCTTACAAGAAAGAGTGGAGAAAAGGCACCAGAAAGCCTGCCTATTATGGACAAAATTCCTATGGCGTATGCCCTTATGTAGGAGGGATATATCTCCGTTGCTATCACATAGGCAACAGAGGCAAAGGAAAAGGCTATAAGGGAGTATACAAAGAAGGTAAGCCTTATGTCAAAACCCAAGAGGAAAGAAAGGCTAAGAAGGGCTGACGCCAAGCTAATAGCGATGCCCAGTGGAATTCTTCCCACCTTATCCACAAGCAGAGCCACCACAAGCCCACCAATAAGTCCACCAAGACTTCCCAGCGTGAGAAGTTGAGGTATCTCCTTACTGCTCAGGGAGTAAACCTCAGAGAGAATTACAGGAAGCAGGGTTATCATGCCATAGTAGGTGGTAAGAATGGTAAAGCTCATGCTGGCACTAAAGAGAAAACGCCACTTGTATCTACTAAGAATTATTTTTGAAGCGTCAAGAATTGTTCCCTCGAAGACTGGAATTTCACACCTTTCGTAAGTTTTCCTTCCACCAACTTCTAACTCAAGCCTTTGTATTATTCTCTCCGCATCCTCAAGCCTTCCTCTTGATAAGAGCCACCTTGGAGATTCTGGAACATAAAGCCTAACAAAAACCACCAAAAGAGCAAGCACTCCACCAAAAAAGTATGCGATACGCCACGCAGTTCCTTCATCCATCACTTTGAGCAATCCGATAGCACTAAGAGACGCCATAAGGCTTCCAAGATTCCAAAGAGCGGTTATTGTGCCGTCTACCTTGCCCCTGTGACGAGATGGGACAAACTCATCTATGGCGGACTGTATGGCAGCGAACTCGCCACCAAGCCCAGCACCTGCAAGGATTCTAAAGAGCAGGGCAGTTTCAAAGCTGTTGGCAAAGCCAGTCAGAAAAGTGCCACCTGCATAGAGCAAAAGGGTAATAAGAAAGAGCTTTTTTCTGCCGTATTTGTCCGCAAGGTAGCCAAAGAGTAAAGACCCAAGGATTGCACCCAATAGGAAACCGCTCACCATCATAGAGCTTTGCTGAGGTGTAAATTCAAGGCTTTTTGCCATAGG from Hydrogenobacter sp. T-8 includes these protein-coding regions:
- a CDS encoding sodium:solute symporter family protein yields the protein MLLGFILLYILGTLLIGVLASRLVKNSKDYILAGRSLPLYMATFVSFATWFGSETVLGASSVMAKEGLLGVIEDPFGAALCLILVGLFFAKPLYRMNLLTMGDFYRVVYGRKAEVVASLMMVFSYFGWVGAQMVAIGVILQLVLGIPHLWGILLGFGVVLFYTFLGGMWAVSLTDFLQTIMIIMGLIAVLYEVSSGFSQIAPVLASQPPDYYRLLPEPSLKDVLLYISAWITIGLGSIPQQDVFQRVMASRSERVAVLSAISAGFMYLTVAFIPLILAVFARVKYPELLQMDPQLMLPTMIMEHASLPTKVLFFGALLSAIMSTASAAVLAPASVLSENLIKPYIRNLSDKGFLWLTRACVVVVSLASLGFALSGESIYHLVGSSSALSLVSLFVPLTAGLYFKGSNPVSALVSMLSGFFSWAFLEYVLHNEFALLVGLGFSISSFVLLSLLWRR
- a CDS encoding type 1 glutamine amidotransferase, with amino-acid sequence MKALAIRHVRIEHLGLLEPILKELGFDVDYVDTAEGMLLSRPLEDYSLVVVLGGYMGAYEEAKYPFLSYEYKVMEKALKSGIPLLGICLGAQMLAKVLGARVYKGERGKEIGWMEVYKVGDHEYFKDFPQSLMVFQWHGDTFDLPQGAIRLYSSKNYENQAFVFQRAVGLQFHIEVDKDMVKEWAEVYKDELSQEGIQVSQLLAYEGESHRDSLQKLIKRLLNL
- a CDS encoding MFS transporter, whose amino-acid sequence is MKFINTDITCRLDSLPWTGFHTRFVFALGITWVLDAFEVVIVSAVLKPMAKSLEFTPQQSSMMVSGFLLGAILGSLLFGYLADKYGRKKLFLITLLLYAGGTFLTGFANSFETALLFRILAGAGLGGEFAAIQSAIDEFVPSRHRGKVDGTITALWNLGSLMASLSAIGLLKVMDEGTAWRIAYFFGGVLALLVVFVRLYVPESPRWLLSRGRLEDAERIIQRLELEVGGRKTYERCEIPVFEGTILDASKIILSRYKWRFLFSASMSFTILTTYYGMITLLPVILSEVYSLSSKEIPQLLTLGSLGGLIGGLVVALLVDKVGRIPLGIAISLASALLSLSFLLGFDIRLTFFVYSLIAFSFASVAYVIATEIYPSYIRAYAIGILSIIGRLSGAFSPLFLVSLSQFGFKYAMFGLAFFWLVGFIAFVIWAFRGMETKGKPLEQIS
- the coaD gene encoding pantetheine-phosphate adenylyltransferase, with translation MKRAVYPGTFDPPHLGHLDIVKRAVRIFDRLVIAVARNPRKNLLFSMEERVDMFSKMVEDIQAVEVRGFDGLLVDFMKKENLEVIVRGVRLFTDFEYELQIALNNYKLAKVETVFMMPSQDYIHISSTIVRDIASYCGCLKGLVHPYVEERLREKFGCR
- a CDS encoding RsmD family RNA methyltransferase, which encodes MKKASGKQKLRPTSNLVKQAVFNMLGDIEGMLFLDLFAGTGQMGMFAEERGAEVIFVEKNPKFAEKIRQKTKGKVVIEDALRFLERANIRADIIFADPPYAYEFYDKLIELALKSLNKGGIFILEHSKKLDFSAEKKKIYGDTVLSIWRKEE
- a CDS encoding glycine cleavage system protein H; the protein is MSEVKYKGCRIPPELYYDIENQVWYRLEPDGTVVVGATDIGQTRAGRMVNVRIKAVGKNVPKGKPIASLESGKWTGPIPAVIEGEVVERNEELFDTPDLINDYPYTKGWIARLKPTNLERDLKDLVTGEEAVRKMQEYVDREGVECRGE
- the speD gene encoding adenosylmethionine decarboxylase, producing MVKALGLHILADLYGVHPDLIDRVEDVRQLLESAVKVADLTKISSHYYQFQPHGATGVVLLAESHISIHTWPEHGLATIDVYTCGDPTKAYRAMDYIIATLEPARVDKQVHERGLVGQSEADQLRSILLKV
- a CDS encoding class II aldolase/adducin family protein, translating into MEKIAIKRLIEVGRLLYAEGLVDARAGNLSVRLKDKMVITRRGSHLGKLQDWDFISLPLRGEHLLQDRASSELVVHKEIHLQTPHSAVVHAHPLATTVLSFERDYIEPIDSEGKDLLGRVEVIPAYPPGSLELARAVAFVLRSSRLVVVRSHGVFSADLDPFYAYAHISVLERSCKILLYERGKIQRL